The following coding sequences lie in one Capsicum annuum cultivar UCD-10X-F1 chromosome 5, UCD10Xv1.1, whole genome shotgun sequence genomic window:
- the LOC107870905 gene encoding protein transport protein Sec61 subunit beta, with amino-acid sequence MALGGGGPQRGTAAAAAANLRRRKTAGGGGAAGGAGGTMLQFYTDDSPGLKISPNVVLVMSIGFIAFVAILHVMGKLYFVRREA; translated from the coding sequence ATGGCTTTGGGTGGAGGTGGACCACAAAGGGGGACTGCTGCAGCAGCTGCTGCTAACCTGCGTCGAAGGAAGACCGCTGGTGGTGGTGGAGCTGCAGGAGGAGCAGGTGGTACCATGCTCCAATTCTACACTGACGATTCCCCTGGACTCAAGATATCCCCCAACGTTGTGCTTGTGATGAGTATTGGCTTCATAGCCTTTGTCGCAATCCTTCATGTCATGGGTAAGCTCTACTTTGTCCGCAGAGAGGCCTAG